The Thermococcus sibiricus MM 739 DNA window CCCGTCGGTCCAGTTAGAACGAAGAGCTTTGCCTTCTTTGCCCTGTCAATCAGCATGTTCACCGTGCCGTTCACAAGGCAGGTCGCGCTTGCTATGACCGCGTCCATCTCGGGGAGCAGGTGATACTCAAGGGCGTCGCTGTAGGTGTCCTTGTCCCAGAGCTTTGCGTTCCTCTCGAAGACGTACAGCTCGTAGCCCCTCCCGCGCAGGACCTCGGCCAGAGGGGGCATGTTGCCCACCACTGCGACCTTTCCAGCGTCTTCCGGGAGGAGCTCAAGCACCTCGACCCACTCCGCTTCGCTTCGTGACACACTGCGCTCTCCTCCTTTCAGTCGTCGGGAGACATAAAAGGGCTTAAATGGAAATGCCTCAGCTCGGCATTTTCCTAAATTGCTCGCCTTTGGCTCGCAACTTCGTTTAAGCCCGATGTTAGCAGAAATTCCACACGCCGCTCTTAGAAGGTGGATAACATGAATGATAAAATTGCACCAAACATAATAGATAATAGCTCAAATAGGGAATTAATCAGAGTATTGAAAAAATCAAAAGAAGCTAAATTTGCTATAGGATATTTCTTCCTGAGCGGACTTTCTCCTTTTAAAAATAATTTTTCATAATTTTTCAGAAAATTATAAAAGGGTAGCATTCTTAAAATTGTGACGGGATACGGAACTATATATAAAAAAAGAGGAAACGGTAAAAGGATATACTCTTATCGAAATATTTAAACAAAGAGGGATAAAAAATGACAAGATCTAAGAGAGGCAGGCGAACAAAACCTTATAGCAGCACGGATAAAGCAGGCCTACCCCCCGGGTCCATGATCTTCATCGGCGAACAAAAAATGGAATCTGCCCGTATTGATGTTATCGACTTTAACGAAACCGAATTGAACGAACTGCACAATGTTGCTATAGGCCGATGCGTGGAAATGGCTAGAACCCCCGACACTGTAACGTGGATTAACGTAACTGGTCTTCACGACATTAATTTAATCAAGAAGTTGGGTGAGCCCCTCGGTCTACATCCACTGACCCTGGAGGACATTGTCAATACCGCTCAGCGGCCAAAAATCGAGGAGTTTCCGGGCTATGTTTACATGGTGCTTAAGATGATACACTACGATCTTGCCACGAACCAGATAGAAATGGAGCATGTAAGTCTAATCATTGGTGAAAGCTATGTCGTATCCTTTCAGGAAAAGGAAGGGGATGTGTTTGATCCAGTGCGGGAGAGAATTAGGGCTTCAAAAGGCCGCATCCGCTCCATGAAGGCCGATTATCTCGCCTATGCGCTTATGGATGCTGTTGTAGATAATTATTTTTTAGTTGTTGAGCACATCGGCGACCAAATCGAAGACCTTGAAGATCGGGTCCTCGCTGACCCGAATCCCACCATTCTCCAAGAGTTGCACCGGCTCAAAAGAGACCTCTTGACTATTCGTAAAGCTGTCTGGCCTTTGCGTGAGGAAATTGGAGCTCTAATAAAGAGCGAATCTGCGTTGATCCGTGCAGAAACGAAGGTGTATTTACGCGATCTTTACGATCACATCATCCAGATCATCGACATGGTGGAGACTTTTAGGGACATTCTAGGTGGTATACATGATCTCTATCTGTCGAATATCAGCATCCGCATGAACGAAATCATGAAAGTCCTCACTATCATTGCCACCATCTTCATTCCGCTGACATTTATTGTCGGTGTGTACGGCATGAACTTCGAATACATGCCTGAGCTTAATTGGAGGTGGGGCTATTTTTCCGTTTGGGGGGTTATGATCGTCATTGCTATCGGCATGGTTATCTATTTCCGAAAAAAGAAATGGCTATAAATGCTGTGCCACAGTGTCAAATGTGAATTTAATGCAAGCAACAGGGTTCTCTATGAACCTGAACTTTTATTGGCGAGAGGTAAGATAAAATGATGCCGCCGATCTGAACTCCCCGCTTGCTACGGTGCTTCGGTCAACACGTGGATATGTGGCTTTGCCTTCGGCTACACCAAAATTTCGCCTTACGGCGAAACTTCACATCTCTCCAAAACATTATAATATGAGATTCCTATTCATAAGCTTGAGGTGTACTCATGAGGCTCTGGTCTCTTCACCCGCAATACTTAGATGCTAAGGGTTTAGTTGCCCTTTGGCGGGAAGGTTTGTTGGCTAAGGCCGTTCTTGAAGGGAAGACAAGAGGCTATACTGCCCACCCACAGCTCATACGATTTAAAAAGCAGGAGAGGCCGCTGGATGCCATCAATGTGTATCTGCAGGCAGTCCTTCAAGAAGCTCAAAGACGAGGTTATCACTTTGATTCGAGCAAGATCGACCTGAAGGCCACACATCCGAAGATTCCGGTAACCAGCGGTCAGCTCGCCTATGAATGGAAACACTTGCTCGGCAAGCTGAAGGTGCGAGCTCCTGAGAGATTTCAAAAACTGAAAGCCCTGGACGGGCTGGAGCCGCACCCTCTGTTTGTAAAGGTGAAAGGCCCCGTTGAGCCCTGGGAAGTGGTGAAATGAGCAATAGATTTGGAAGAGAGCATCGTCATCCTGTTCCCGGCCATTTAGGGTTTTCAATCAGGAGTGTGACCCCTTGAAGACCTTTATTACCACAAAGCTTCCCTTGCCGTAGCCCGGCTTGACGGGTTCGACTTCTTTGATCTCGTCAAGCTTGTGGAAGAGGGTCTGGATCATCTCAAACTTCCTGAAGCCGACTTTCCCGAGCAGTTCTAAGAGTTCATCCGTGGAGAAGAACCTCGCCTCGCGGTAGAAAACGCTTTTTTCTTTGTTTCGCTCGTATTCCTGCCCGATTGGACTGTTCCTGTCAACAAAGCCTATTATGAGTGCCCCTCCATGTTTTAGGACGCGGTATGCCTCGCGTAAAGCCTTTTCAGGGTCGTCAACGAAGCAGATGGTTGTAACCATCAGGAGGTAGTCGAGGCTTTCATCCGGGAAGGGGAGGCTTTCGGCAACCCCCTCGATGACCTCTATGCCCTTCTCTCGGGCTATCTCGGCCATTCCCTTGGACGGCTCAACCCCAAGTTTTATCCCGAGCGGTGCCGCAAAGCGGCCGGTTCCGACACCTATCTCTGCCCCCTCTCCTTCTTTTGGTAGGAGTTTTCTGATAGCTTCAAGCTCCGAAAGGTAGACATAGCGATGCCTCTCAAACCAATCCTCATATCTCTCCGTGAACTTCTCAAAGGGTTCGATTTTTGGCATTGTACTCCCCTAAAGATGTTTGGACACAATCTGTTATTAGGTTTTCCTTCAAGGAGGAACGCTGAAGGTTATCCTCCATGGTATATTCAAAAACCTTATACGCTTTTAGGCTTACCTAATTTCGGTGGTGACATGATAGCATTTGGACCGGT harbors:
- a CDS encoding pyrimidine dimer DNA glycosylase/endonuclease V, encoding MRLWSLHPQYLDAKGLVALWREGLLAKAVLEGKTRGYTAHPQLIRFKKQERPLDAINVYLQAVLQEAQRRGYHFDSSKIDLKATHPKIPVTSGQLAYEWKHLLGKLKVRAPERFQKLKALDGLEPHPLFVKVKGPVEPWEVVK
- a CDS encoding phospholipase D-like domain-containing protein; translated protein: MNDKIAPNIIDNSSNRELIRVLKKSKEAKFAIGYFFLSGLSPFKNNFS
- a CDS encoding class I SAM-dependent methyltransferase — protein: MPKIEPFEKFTERYEDWFERHRYVYLSELEAIRKLLPKEGEGAEIGVGTGRFAAPLGIKLGVEPSKGMAEIAREKGIEVIEGVAESLPFPDESLDYLLMVTTICFVDDPEKALREAYRVLKHGGALIIGFVDRNSPIGQEYERNKEKSVFYREARFFSTDELLELLGKVGFRKFEMIQTLFHKLDEIKEVEPVKPGYGKGSFVVIKVFKGSHS
- the corA gene encoding magnesium/cobalt transporter CorA, producing MTRSKRGRRTKPYSSTDKAGLPPGSMIFIGEQKMESARIDVIDFNETELNELHNVAIGRCVEMARTPDTVTWINVTGLHDINLIKKLGEPLGLHPLTLEDIVNTAQRPKIEEFPGYVYMVLKMIHYDLATNQIEMEHVSLIIGESYVVSFQEKEGDVFDPVRERIRASKGRIRSMKADYLAYALMDAVVDNYFLVVEHIGDQIEDLEDRVLADPNPTILQELHRLKRDLLTIRKAVWPLREEIGALIKSESALIRAETKVYLRDLYDHIIQIIDMVETFRDILGGIHDLYLSNISIRMNEIMKVLTIIATIFIPLTFIVGVYGMNFEYMPELNWRWGYFSVWGVMIVIAIGMVIYFRKKKWL